The Apium graveolens cultivar Ventura chromosome 10, ASM990537v1, whole genome shotgun sequence nucleotide sequence CGTGTCGTAAAAGTCGCCGACAGACCAGAGAGAGGTGATTCCAGAATGGGCACCAAAGAAGAAGATGTTGTCACCGACTGAAGCACAACTTGGATACGACATATCGCAATCAATCATCCCACCTATGTCCTTCCAACTAGCTTCGGGGTCTGCCAAATCCAGGGAATGGATGTCGTAATCAGGCTTCCTTGGGTAGTGTCTCTGGTCTTGATAAAAAAATCATGATCATCGTCAGGGTTGTTCCCTACAGCGTAAATCACTGAATCACTGATTCCATCGCCATCTCCTCTTTTCTTTCCCTGTCTGTCGAATTTTGGACAAATTTTTTGAATTATAGTTATGGTGCTCCCAAAGTTTTGAACACAAGGTAGCTTACTCAACAAGACAACTCTCTAGCTGATTACAAACTTTGAAACTATATCATCCTTGGGAAGGATCTTTGACTCACAAGCCCAGGTGAGGAACTAGGGGGGCTGTTGGGAGTCTTGATCCTTGTCAACGTCAAAATTCACAAAAATTCTAGTGTaaagttttagaaaaatataaaataatttagttcGGTTCTCTGACCATTATTTGATTCCCCTGAACTATATTCCTGATTCCGCCCGTGCACAAGCCTAGATTTGGTGTTAATTTGAACAAAACAGTTATGAAGTAATGCTACGGCTTATGTATTAGAATCCAAAAATGAAATAATTACTTACATTCGACAGCGCTGACAATAAAAGAGAGCCATCTCTTCTTCCACAATCAACCACTAAGATCACACACTAGCATGCAATAGAACATATATCGGTGTCATATTATCGGTAACTGTGGCCCTCTCCTATTTCTTTACATAATCAAAAGACAATAAATTAGAAAAGGATCAAGCATAAGATTAAGAAAAACCAATTGATAAGTTTTGTTTTTTGTTGTAAACAATGAATGAAAAGAAACCAACAATGAAAGCTTTATTAGAGTGTAAACTGTAGAACTGTCCCAGAACACTACAATCATAAAGTCATAAACATTAAAATAGATAAACATTATAATTGTCCATTCTTTCTTGATTTAGATGATCAAATCCTTTCTACCACTTGTCTAAAATATTTTGAACCCCTTTACACTAACAAGGCTCTCGGTATACTTGAGCATTGCATGAATACAACTATTCCCTCTGGTATATCGAAACTTCTCGGTCTCTTTCTTTACATAGTCATGAATGATGAATTTGTTATATTTCTCGGTTGCAACAAGTTGTCCGACACCCATATACATAGCCGTGCAATCAATCTTAAAACTGGCATCTAAATTGAGCTTCTTTGTCCAAGATCCAACGCCACAACCATCATCATCGTGATCATTCAATGTCCACAAACTAAGTGATTTATCATAACGACAATGCAAGATTATAGCAAGACTACcttcaaattcaaatatcttgGACTTTGTTCCATCAACCAGCTCTGTAGTAGGAAGTAGAAGTGGTTTGATGAACATCTCAGTATCCAATTGGAACGAGATTAGCACATCTCCACTACAGTTGAGATATAATACCCTTTTTATAACAGGACCACATGTTATGTCCTGCATAAAACTTGTCTGGCCCGTGTCAACTTGAATCTCTCTCCAAGAATCAGATTTAGTGGAGTAAAGCTCCACTCGTACCCAAGACTCAATGTTTACGATCCTAAGAATCTTGTAATCGTGAGAGACAGTATCAAAATAAAACCCTATATAAACTTTAGGTACTGCATCTGCAAGTATAATACTAGGAGGAGGGAGCCTTTTTCCTAGCCTGGTTAAGGGGTTCCACAAATAAATATGATTTCCATGGAAATCAGTTCGACGACAGAGGAGTCCATTACAGGAAGTAGTCTCATCATTCACTAGTAAACTTGAGTTTGGCGTACGAATACTAACACTACTTTGAAGAGAATTAGGGTAGATTAGGGATACAGATGCAACATGTGGACGATTGATCAGGTTATATACGCAGACAGTCGTCAGTATTGAAGGTTTTTTTAGGGAATTGGTGAGGTGAGTTCGAACAAATTCGGGGTCTGAAATAATACATAACCACAACTTGCAAACTGATTTGAATCGTAGCAGAGATTTTACATGCAGCCATGAAAGTATTTCGATTACAATTCCTTCAGGAAGATAATCACAAGGCGCCATATTAAGCTGAACAGTGAAAAAACCTCTAATCGATATCTATATCATTCATCGGAATTTATGTAGTATCGAAGTATCGCAAACACAAACAACAACGACCACGCGACCTGATAGCCTCAGCCCTAGCTTCTATATATACTACCCCATCATTCCCAAGacataaaattttatttttataattaaagataattataaaaatactgAAGCCTAACATTCTTTTTTGCAAAAAATTCtgtaattttcaaaaaaaaattgcaaaatattttttttgcaaaaattctatattttttttcaaaaataagaTTTTCTACCACTTGATACACCTATATATGTACAATTTTCATGTATTTCCAACCTCTTATGCAACAAAATACTTGAATCAACTAGTTGCACATGCGAATGGATTTTGTTACACTgtatttttacaaaatattttcaaaagatTGTAAAATGGCAAAATACTTAAGAAAAAAtgtatttttgataatttctctAAATAttatatcaataaaaatatatCTAATCTATATTTTTCAGTTTTTATAAATGacgaaaaattatttttgaaattaggGGAGTAACTTATTGcacatttttttaatatttataattctTTTAATTCTTAAACTTTATTGATTAAATTAAATTCTATTACATTTCTATGAATACAATGAGTACTCGTATTCTTATCTAGAATTTTAGTAATCCCACCAAATAATAAGAAAcattatatattaaaataaataaacaaatatttgaaaattttacaatttaatattaaaaagtgtattgaattattaaaaaggttatattcaaatattaaaaagcattttttagtattttaaattaattataagtATATTAGCAAACTTTGATAGATTCTTGATGTAAatattcttaaatctattttaTTTTTCATATCTTCTGTTTGCAAATAATAGTCTCTTGATTTTTTTTGCACGAATTTTGAAGAGTTTTGGCCATATATTAAACTATAAAgatttatttacaaaaaaatttaaaaaagtAATAATATTTATTACATGGTCAAACATCTTAAAGTTAGTACAAAAAAGTCAAATAATTATTATATTCAAACATGGGTAATTagtaaaatattattaaatattattttctaagTTTCGCCTATATAGTAAAAATGATCTCATCCTGATTTTAGAACTTAATGAGAGGCCAAAGGGTCAATATAATCCTAAAAAGATTAGTTTTTTAATTGATTTATCTTGATAATTTTTCTCTAGTTCTTTCAATTTAGAAATTCTTGTCTTACTCctacaaaaatttcaaaattaatctaaaaaaaattcaattaatataaaaatgaatatgattatataattttatataagttGTATAAAAGTACACTAGAACTCATCTTAAATGATACTACTATATAATATATAACATGTGTGATTCAGtatttatcattatatattatattttttttatatattgttGATGATAGACccttttatataaaatttttaggattatattataaatttaatatgTTATTGATGAGATTTATCATCttgtaaaaaaaattaagatTACATGTAACTATTCTCATCAACTTGTCTTAAATATCTAATAACTTTAGATTGAGTGACCAGATGACTACcatgaatttttaatatttcatttttaATATATTGGTATAGATACATTGgacattttttttatcattttaaagAGATTACAAGGGTTTTCTGatcaaaatttatttaatatacaATAAAATGTAGTTGTTTATGACAAttgaattattaatatttatgttttatctcataatttattatatattaatttactccgatataaatattagattaatgaaaatccttggaatatgatatgaattctatatgtacatgacttagaaatgagattatgagctagttgagtattattattatgggacaataataatgcattaaaaTTAGTGTGTTTGTTTACTAATGATTACATCTCATAGGTATAATGATAGTAAAATAAAAAACACATGCATATATAAATATACTTGGTGCAATAAATAATATATGATCAATTCTATCAAATTAACCAACAAGATCATTTTCTACCATTAAATTTAACCAACATGAAGACATTTGCCGATTAAATCAATGAAAAATTATACACTTTTCGTTTCATTATATTAAACCtgaataaattaatattttaactAAGTAAATTCTTAAATGAATATTAAGCATGTATACTACGATATGAGTGTTGGCTTTTAAAATTTCTTtagttatatttaaaatttataatttttgattGAAAGTATCATGTTCATATGTTAGTTGCTTATTTTTTGCgattattaaaatttcaaatgtATACTTAGAGCATTCTTTCAACTAATTACTCATGTAAATTTTCACAATTTTTTCAAAAACTATTAATATAGTTATGAAATTacttataaataataaaaattattttttactattttagtaatttaaattaaaaatttacaAGATATGCAGAACAAGGGCAAGTTAATTagaatttaaataataatatattaatttatatatatatatttggtatCTCTTTTGTCTATAAACTAATATagattattattttttaattttgataaaaaaatgaaCAATCTAAAATATTTAATACACATTATATTATTTGTCTTAATATAACTAAATGTTACATTTACGACTCTAAACTCACATTTATATCGATAAAAGTCGATTTTATTAGTTGCAACTATTTTTAGCAAACTAAAATACAGAATGAGCCATCTCTATACTTGAACTTAAACTGTAACCactttaatataattaaaatttaatctAAAGATCGTTTGTATCATTCGATATCAACCCGGTTAATGGTAAAATGGGAGATAAATATGATACATATTTATTGAAATCTCATTTTTATTCACGGATAAAATCTATGATTCAAACAATTCCTAAACACTTTTAAAATAGACATGTTTCCGTAAAAAAAAGTATTTGGACTAAATAATTTTGTTTgcttttttataaatattatttaataaaattttatttgatATTACTTATTATAATGTTaatgtaaaaataaaatatgacaTCGATATTCTAAGCCAAATATCTCTCGACCATTTTTTCGTATAACAAAAATATTTTCATTATACTATAACATAAAAGAAATATAACAAAATTTTTATATTGACACGTCAAACAAGATTAAGTTAAAGATAATGTAATATATAACAAacaaattttaatttataatatcaattatcaaataattgaTCTCACTCGACAATGTTATTTAATACATTATTTCTAAATAATTTACCTGTGTCGCGCTTAGCACGTATTTATATCCTAATTTACAATAATAGATAGATGTTTTGCATTTGTAATGGATTTGCTCTGATTATAGCGGTGAGGCAAATTTTAAATTTTGGGAGCTCAGCTGACCccttaataaatattaaatattgtAGCTCCCTGAtagatattttttatttttattagtGATAGGGTATAAGTAACCCGATTAGAGCCCAACCCAGGTCTAGGATGAGACACGAAGACCACCCCCCACCCCCCACCCCAAAACAATCAAGCAGAGAGGCTCAGACTCAGGTTGATAGCCGGGCCGAGGACCAACCCAGGAGTAGGGTCACCTCCCAGTTAGGGTCCAACCCAGCTAGAGCAGACTCGAGGGGGGTCCCCTAAGCACATGCATACCCCATAACCCGCAGAGGAAGGGCATGTGGGCACGTGACggtgacagctatcaacaaccaacatcTGAGACAAGCATGACACACGTCTACATATCTTTGGTGCATCCTGAAGGTGATCATCACCTAGACACGTGTACGCAATCCATCCGAGCCAGACTTCCTCCGCCACCAACAACGAACAACTCTAATATAAAGGTACCAGCCCCTAAACCCTATCTTTGGGCTATAAATACCCCGAAGGGAAAGAGTTTAGGGGTTACATACTTACACTCTCTCTTACACACAAgtatacacacacaaccaccttcATTTCCTATATATCTTCACCCTCTTCCTCAAGCGAGTTTTTACTCTCACATCGGAGACGCCGCGGGGCTCAAACCCCCCTCCAGTGTTATTTTGTAGACACCCCGCAACAACTACATCTCATCCCTCACAAGAAGGTCCATGCACGGCGTCGGAAGGAGTCGCCTCGCTCATCACAGTTATCAATTAGATCCATGAAGGGCTATCAGTAACCGAGAACAAGGCAACTTAACATTGGCTATGGCCTAATGGACCTCTAAAGTGGATACAGCGCTACTCGCCCTTTCCATTCCTTGTTTTTAAGCTTATGAACACTTTCTCAAGTGATTTTATTAATCACCAGCATAGTTGTAACATGAAACAAGCTGATTTAATGTAAAGTCCAATTACAAAAGCAATAAATATAATAGTTTCGGTCTCGGATGGAAGAAGTTGCCCACCACCCATACATTTAGCTATGTTGACCATCTTAAAATTGGGCTATAAATCGAGCTTCTTTGTCCTAGATGCATCGCTACAACCATCATAGTCATTTATAATGTCCATACACTCAATGATCTGTTTTATTAATTGCACTGCCAGATCACAACAAGCCGattttcaaattcaaatatctttGACTTTGCTTCCCCAAACTTTATATACTAGGTAGTGGAACTGGCAATATCACTACATCTTCGTTAGCTTTCATATATAATGCACTCTTCATAACAGGACAACAAGTATCCTTGAAATGTCCCGCATAAAACTTGTTAGGCCTTTGCCAACTTGAATCTCTCTCCACGAACCAAATTTTGTGGAGTAAATCTCGGCTCGTAGCCAAGACACGTAAAGAGACAATAATCCTTAGAATCTTGTAATCATCAGAGATACAATCATAATAATGTTGGAAACGTGAATGAGATTTGTAccaaatatatatttaaaagtaTATGATTTAAGAACACAATATATAAGTATGACAGTAACATGCTTGAATTTCACACAAAGCTACAGGTTCTTGTAGTACAAAAAAGGCTTCGGCCTTTTTAATTTTATATGAGCTTCAGCTCCTTTTTTTTCTCTCTTAAGCTCCCTTTTTTTCACTACTAAATCACTTTAGTGTACGACATTACATGCAGCTGGGATGCCTTATTTATAGGTTCAAATAACCACATACATCACTGCTTACATAAGCTTACTATCTATTTTCTATGCAGCCTACCTTATTAGTAGGATTCTAAGCTTGACCCTTACACCCAACAGCTGTTGCAATCTTTTTCTTTATAAGCATCTAGTTTTTCACATCCAGCCACCATATATTGAGGAGTTGATAAGGTTCTACTAGCTGGTTCAAATACACACATAGCTACTTCCATTTAATGTCACAGAAGACCTGGAATTTTCTATGCTTCATTATTAGTACATGCAAGAAAAATGCCACTGTTTCCTACCATATTTTCAGGAGCTTTGTTTCTGAGTGTATAGCTGTTTTATTATCTACTATTCATACTAGTTGTAATTTATTACACACAGTTACGTAgttaacaaaaaacaaacttctGGAAGGGTTTGAATTCTAACACCCCCCCTCAAACCTAACTTTGCATTCCGAGCTTGTTTTTCATTTTGTAAAACATATCCGACTTCAACGGCTTTGTGAAAATATCCGCTAAATTTTCTTCTGTCCTGCAGTGTACCAATTCCACAATTTTATCATTTACTTGTTCGTGAAGAAAATGATATTTTATGTTGATGTGTTTGCTGCGACTGTGTGACACCGGATTTTTTGCTAGAGAAATAGCAGATTTATTATCCACGTAAATTGTAACCGGATCTTCCTTTGCAAGATTTAACTCGCTCAGTATGTAGCCTAGCCACATAGCCTGACATGCGCACGTTGCTGCTGCGATGTATTCCACCTCACATGTTGAGAGAGTAACTGTTTGTTGCTT carries:
- the LOC141691045 gene encoding F-box/kelch-repeat protein At3g23880-like, with translation MAPCDYLPEGIVIEILSWLHVKSLLRFKSVCKLWLCIISDPEFVRTHLTNSLKKPSILTTVCVYNLINRPHVASVSLIYPNSLQSSVSIRTPNSSLLVNDETTSCNGLLCRRTDFHGNHIYLWNPLTRLGKRLPPPSIILADAVPKVYIGFYFDTVSHDYKILRIVNIESWVRVELYSTKSDSWREIQVDTGQTSFMQDITCGPVIKRVLYLNCSGDVLISFQLDTEMFIKPLLLPTTELVDGTKSKIFEFEGSLAIILHCRYDKSLSLWTLNDHDDDGCGVGSWTKKLNLDASFKIDCTAMYMGVGQLVATEKYNKFIIHDYVKKETEKFRYTRGNSCIHAMLKYTESLVSVKGFKIF